The following nucleotide sequence is from Paenibacillus andongensis.
ACACGTCCGCGACTAATGAAGACATCCTTATCCAGGATTGCGTTCTCAATAATAACATTCTCTTCAATCTCACAGTTTTGGAGGATGATACTGTTCTTCACGTAAGCACCTTTTCTGATTTTGACACCACGGAACAGGATACTATTCTCCACTTTACCTTCGATGACACAGCCGTTAGCGATGAGTGCGTTTTTAGCTGCTGCGGTATCCAAGTACTTCGCTGGCGGTTCATCCTTAACCTTCGTGTAAATCAGGTTTTTCTGGAAGAATAACTCTCTCCAGATCGCCGGATTAAGCAGCTGCATACTGTGCTTGTAATAGCCTTGGATCGAATTCACAATCCCTACATGGCCTTCAAATTTGTAGCCATACACACTCAGCTTATCAATGTTTTTCATAATGCCATCGCGCACCAAATGATCGTAACCTTGCGCTAAGCAAGATTCAACCATATCCAGCAGGAGCGCTTTGCTCATGATGTACATTTCCATTGAAATGTTGTTAGTGCGCAATCTGCCTGTGTGATCCTCCATAAGAGTCACTTGTCCGCTATCCTTGACTGCTAGACGACGGAATTTCCCTTGAATATCCTCATCTGTTTGCTTATAGATAACCGTAATGTCTGCTTGTGTATCCTCATGGTAACGCACAGCGTCACGCAGATCGAGATTGCATACCATATGGCTTCGTGAAATTATGACAAGCTCTTCTTTACCGCGATAGAAATAATCCCTATGGCTATAGAACTGGTATAAATCACCACGTGAAATGCCTGTTGGTTCATTGAGCACAGACGGGAGCACGAACAAGCCGCCCCGCTTCCGGTCTAAGTCCCATTCCTTCCCAGAACCCAAATGATCCATGAGCGAACGATATTTATGTTGAGTGAATACAGCAACATTATCAATGCCGGAATTCACCATATTGGACAATGTAAAATCAATTAATCGATAACGGCCGCCGAACGGCACAGATGCTGGGCAACGAAAGTAGGTCAGTTCTTCCAAATCATCCGGTTCATTCACTAAATTAATGACACCCATTACATGTTTCACACGACATCATCCCTTCTGATTGGCATTCGCTGATATCCGTTCATTACCACCAATAAGCACAATTTCTCCTTTGCCATCTACCACAGCACCGTCTTCAACGACCGTGTTTTCGCCAATAATGGCTTTGTTAATCGTTACGTTATTACCAATTTTGGCATTAGGCATAATGACGGAGTCGCGAATCTGGCTTCCTTCGCCAACCTGTACTCCGAAGAACAGAACGGAATGATCGACATCCCCGAATATCGCGCAGCCTTCATTAACGAGAGAACGTTTTATATTCGCAGTTGGCGCCACATACTGTGCTGGCTGGTAAGGATTCTGGGAGTATACCCGCCAATCCTTATCATTTAAATTAAGCTCATTATTATCGTCCAGCAGGTCCATGTTCGCTTCCCACAGACTGTCGATCGTACCGACATCTTTCCAGTAACCCTCAAATGGATAAGCGAACATTCTCGCCTCATCTTTCAACATCATTGGAATAATATCTTTCCCAAAATCTTTGCTGGAGTTAGGATTTTCTTCATCCTGGGTAAGATAAGATTTCAGTACGCTCCAATTAAAAATATAAATACCCATCGAAGCCAAATTACTATTCGCTTCTTTCGGTTTTTCTGCAAATTCAGTTATTTCTTGTTTGTCATTGACACTCATGATGCCGAATCGGTTCGTTTCCTCCCACTTCACTTCAATGACAGCAATCGTTGCGTCGGCTTTCTTCTCTTTGTGGTAAGACAACATCAAATCGTAGTCCATTTTATAGATGTGATCACCCGAGATGACCAAAACATATTCGGGATCATATTGCTCAATAAAGCCGATATTGCGATAAATGGCATTCGCTGTTCCTTTATACCAATCCCCGCCCTTTTGCTCCATGAACGGCGGCAAAACCGTCACACCACCATATTTGCGGTCAAG
It contains:
- a CDS encoding glucose-1-phosphate adenylyltransferase; this translates as MRSKECVAMLLAGGEGRRLGVLTNNLAKPAVHFGGKYRIIDFTLSNCTNSGIDTVGVLTQYQPLVLNTYIGIGSSWDLDRKYGGVTVLPPFMEQKGGDWYKGTANAIYRNIGFIEQYDPEYVLVISGDHIYKMDYDLMLSYHKEKKADATIAVIEVKWEETNRFGIMSVNDKQEITEFAEKPKEANSNLASMGIYIFNWSVLKSYLTQDEENPNSSKDFGKDIIPMMLKDEARMFAYPFEGYWKDVGTIDSLWEANMDLLDDNNELNLNDKDWRVYSQNPYQPAQYVAPTANIKRSLVNEGCAIFGDVDHSVLFFGVQVGEGSQIRDSVIMPNAKIGNNVTINKAIIGENTVVEDGAVVDGKGEIVLIGGNERISANANQKG
- the glgD gene encoding glucose-1-phosphate adenylyltransferase subunit GlgD; this encodes MKHVMGVINLVNEPDDLEELTYFRCPASVPFGGRYRLIDFTLSNMVNSGIDNVAVFTQHKYRSLMDHLGSGKEWDLDRKRGGLFVLPSVLNEPTGISRGDLYQFYSHRDYFYRGKEELVIISRSHMVCNLDLRDAVRYHEDTQADITVIYKQTDEDIQGKFRRLAVKDSGQVTLMEDHTGRLRTNNISMEMYIMSKALLLDMVESCLAQGYDHLVRDGIMKNIDKLSVYGYKFEGHVGIVNSIQGYYKHSMQLLNPAIWRELFFQKNLIYTKVKDEPPAKYLDTAAAKNALIANGCVIEGKVENSILFRGVKIRKGAYVKNSIILQNCEIEENVIIENAILDKDVFISRGRVLTGDNKAPFIAAKTKVI